A single genomic interval of Natronolimnobius sp. AArcel1 harbors:
- a CDS encoding aminopeptidase yields the protein MSELRAGAETAVRQCLDLVADESCVIVTDDKREPIGEALYEVAREITDDVSLLRFPPGDQHGAEPSAPVAAAMQRADTFLAPTTKSLSHTRARSDATDAGARGATLPGITEEVFITGLDADYDRIRTECERTIERVSGADEIRVTTDRGTDITFELGNREWFDDTGDVSAAGSFSNLPAGEVFISPESAEGTYIVDGTMRPHGLLEDGHELEFVVEDGYVTEISDDEIRQQVEEGATEVGDAAYNLAELGIGTNVGVTELIGSVLLDEKAAGTVHIAIGDNAGIGGETEAPLHLDGIVRDPTVYVDGEELELPEA from the coding sequence ATGTCAGAACTCCGTGCTGGTGCCGAAACTGCCGTACGACAGTGTCTGGACCTTGTAGCCGACGAATCCTGTGTGATCGTGACCGACGACAAGCGCGAACCGATTGGTGAGGCGCTGTACGAGGTCGCACGCGAGATCACCGACGACGTGTCGTTGCTTCGATTTCCACCGGGCGACCAACACGGTGCCGAGCCATCCGCGCCCGTCGCCGCGGCGATGCAGAGAGCCGATACGTTCCTCGCACCGACGACGAAGAGCCTGAGCCACACCCGCGCTCGCTCCGATGCAACCGACGCGGGTGCCCGCGGAGCGACCCTGCCGGGAATCACTGAGGAAGTCTTTATTACCGGCCTCGACGCCGATTACGACCGAATCCGCACGGAGTGTGAACGCACCATCGAACGCGTCTCCGGTGCCGACGAGATCCGCGTCACGACCGATCGTGGCACCGACATCACGTTCGAACTTGGCAACCGGGAATGGTTCGACGACACCGGCGACGTGAGCGCAGCAGGCTCGTTTTCGAATCTCCCCGCCGGCGAGGTGTTCATCAGTCCCGAATCCGCCGAGGGAACCTACATTGTCGACGGTACGATGCGCCCCCACGGCCTGCTCGAGGACGGCCACGAACTCGAGTTCGTCGTCGAGGACGGCTACGTAACAGAGATTTCAGACGACGAGATTCGACAGCAGGTCGAAGAAGGCGCTACCGAAGTCGGCGATGCAGCATACAATCTCGCGGAACTCGGTATTGGAACGAACGTCGGCGTGACGGAACTCATCGGCTCGGTTCTGCTTGATGAGAAAGCCGCCGGAACCGTCCACATCGCAATCGGCGACAACGCCGGTATCGGCGGCGAGACGGAAGCGCCGCTGCATCTGGACGGTATCGTCCGCGACCCGACGGTCTACGTGGATGGCGAGGAACTCGAGTTACCCGAAGCGTAG
- a CDS encoding protein-L-isoaspartate O-methyltransferase: protein MDPAVLREDMVDSLESEAKNVLKDEAVAVAMRDVPRHEFVDEARAAYEDREHETLGTRVLAPSTAAKLLQAGDLEAGHSVLLVGVGVGYTAAVAAELVGETNVHAIDIARPLVIDARHNLEAAGYDGVLVDCRDGANGLPEYAPFDRIFLEAAAFDPPQALLEQLAPDGTLVFPRGAQPQQLETVTARGERTHHGAVAFDPLLVDGEQVGTIERNRMAREDREHARQRAESRRGWEQEWIEWDDAIDSPSRQ from the coding sequence ATGGACCCCGCGGTACTTCGGGAGGACATGGTCGACAGCCTCGAGTCCGAGGCCAAGAACGTTCTCAAGGACGAGGCTGTCGCCGTTGCCATGCGAGATGTCCCCCGCCACGAGTTCGTCGATGAAGCGCGAGCGGCCTACGAGGACCGCGAACACGAAACCCTCGGCACCCGCGTGCTCGCACCGAGTACGGCAGCCAAACTCCTGCAAGCCGGTGATCTCGAGGCAGGCCACTCCGTCCTACTCGTCGGCGTCGGCGTCGGCTATACGGCTGCGGTCGCCGCTGAACTCGTCGGTGAGACGAACGTCCACGCCATCGATATTGCCCGCCCGCTCGTCATCGACGCCCGACATAATCTCGAGGCCGCTGGCTACGACGGCGTGCTTGTCGACTGCCGTGACGGCGCGAACGGACTCCCCGAGTACGCGCCGTTCGACCGGATTTTTCTCGAGGCCGCTGCGTTTGACCCACCACAAGCCCTGCTCGAGCAACTGGCTCCCGACGGAACGCTGGTGTTCCCCCGCGGTGCACAGCCACAGCAACTCGAGACTGTCACCGCACGTGGAGAGCGAACCCACCACGGTGCGGTCGCGTTCGACCCGCTACTGGTCGATGGCGAACAGGTTGGTACCATCGAGCGAAATCGAATGGCACGCGAAGACCGCGAGCACGCCCGCCAGCGCGCCGAATCTCGCCGCGGCTGGGAACAAGAGTGGATCGAGTGGGACGACGCAATTGACTCACCCTCGAGACAGTGA
- a CDS encoding type II glyceraldehyde-3-phosphate dehydrogenase, translating into MIRVGINGYGTIGKRVADAVRAQPDMTVHGVAKRSPDYVAVGAAEAEYPVYAADEDRADGFRDIGIDLAGTVDDLVAESDVIVDATPSGIGAQNRPLYERHETPALFQGGEDATVAEVSFNARVNYDEAEDADYVRVVSCNTTGLSRFLAPLYENYGIEKARVTLVRRGGDPDQTGRGPINDAVPDPVSIPSHHGPDVQTVFPELDIDTIGLKVPTTMMHLHTVNVTLENAPEDIAAVREHFQDEDRLLTIPEYAGIDGAGTLKDFALDAGRPRGDIWENCIWEESLTLEGNDLYCMQAIHQESDVVPENVDAIRALSGHLTGPESRALTNETLGIGSTRLSDRKEITADRQTAD; encoded by the coding sequence ATGATACGGGTCGGAATTAACGGGTACGGAACCATCGGCAAACGTGTTGCGGATGCAGTCCGGGCACAGCCCGACATGACGGTCCACGGCGTCGCAAAACGAAGTCCGGATTACGTCGCAGTCGGCGCTGCCGAGGCGGAGTACCCCGTCTACGCCGCCGACGAGGATCGCGCTGATGGCTTTCGCGACATCGGTATCGACCTCGCAGGCACGGTTGATGACCTGGTCGCCGAAAGCGATGTTATCGTCGATGCAACGCCCTCCGGAATCGGCGCACAGAACCGCCCACTGTACGAACGCCACGAGACGCCGGCGCTGTTTCAGGGCGGTGAGGATGCGACCGTCGCCGAAGTGAGTTTCAACGCGCGCGTCAACTACGACGAGGCCGAAGACGCCGATTACGTCCGCGTCGTCTCTTGTAATACGACCGGTCTGTCGCGCTTTCTTGCGCCCCTCTACGAGAACTACGGTATCGAGAAGGCCCGCGTGACGCTGGTCCGTCGCGGTGGCGACCCCGACCAAACCGGCCGCGGTCCGATCAACGACGCAGTCCCGGACCCAGTGTCGATCCCGTCGCACCACGGTCCCGATGTCCAGACCGTCTTCCCCGAACTCGACATTGACACCATCGGCCTGAAGGTGCCGACGACGATGATGCACCTTCACACTGTCAACGTCACTCTCGAGAACGCGCCCGAGGATATTGCGGCCGTTCGCGAGCACTTTCAGGATGAGGACCGACTCCTCACTATCCCCGAGTATGCCGGCATCGACGGCGCTGGCACGCTCAAGGACTTCGCCCTCGATGCCGGACGCCCGCGTGGTGACATCTGGGAGAACTGCATCTGGGAGGAGTCGCTCACACTCGAGGGCAACGACCTCTACTGTATGCAGGCGATTCACCAGGAATCCGACGTCGTGCCCGAAAACGTCGATGCGATCCGTGCGCTCTCAGGACATCTCACCGGCCCGGAAAGCAGAGCACTCACGAACGAAACACTCGGGATCGGCAGCACTCGATTGAGCGACCGCAAAGAGATTACTGCGGATCGGCAGACTGCGGACTAG
- a CDS encoding HVO_0476 family zinc finger protein, producing the protein MNDIPDRVPTPCPSCSPDLETVHEVLTTSEGGGTVTVRCSECAHVHKVQPEQEREVTLDVVVSQDGESFTANVTAPEDELIEVGDEFILETDEVLSTVRVTSVELTGHRRREEAPADEIETVWSREVDNVAVNVTIHPQDGSRDDSRGITVHVPGDYEFEVGTTESFGEDEFEIDAYVVRDDASGYHRDRYEMEGDTVLAKDAKRVYAYDEQTSAWSAW; encoded by the coding sequence ATGAACGATATTCCGGACCGCGTTCCAACGCCCTGTCCGTCGTGCTCGCCGGACCTCGAGACGGTCCACGAGGTGCTGACGACGAGCGAGGGTGGCGGAACCGTCACCGTCCGCTGCAGCGAGTGCGCACACGTCCACAAGGTACAGCCAGAACAAGAACGCGAGGTCACCCTCGATGTTGTCGTCTCTCAGGACGGCGAATCATTCACAGCGAATGTCACCGCACCCGAGGACGAACTGATCGAAGTCGGCGACGAGTTTATTCTCGAGACGGATGAAGTCCTCTCGACCGTTCGCGTCACTAGTGTCGAACTCACCGGGCACCGTCGACGCGAGGAAGCGCCGGCAGACGAAATCGAGACTGTCTGGAGTCGCGAGGTCGACAACGTGGCGGTCAACGTCACGATCCACCCACAGGATGGCTCTCGAGACGATAGCCGCGGGATCACGGTTCACGTTCCCGGCGACTACGAGTTCGAAGTTGGCACAACCGAGAGCTTCGGCGAAGACGAGTTCGAAATCGATGCGTACGTTGTCCGCGACGATGCCTCGGGCTACCACCGCGACCGCTACGAGATGGAAGGCGACACTGTCCTCGCAAAGGACGCAAAGCGCGTCTACGCCTACGACGAACAGACCAGCGCCTGGTCTGCCTGGTAA
- a CDS encoding bacterio-opsin activator domain-containing protein, with protein MTNSITVLVVDNEPGFADIAAQMLEHEADAITAKPATSSTRALEILANHDIDCIVSDYEMPQLSGLELLAEVREDDPNLPFILFTGRGSEEVASEAIAAGVTQYLQKGTGDEQYTLLANQIVNAVSQYRTETELRESERRYERTLATLHETTRDLMRADNKAEIYRLAVETAGDIFDVPVAAAYAFEPTEGALEHVASRTDPQTITDPERRYHRGSGVVWDVFSEGKSAYYENLRSGESADNSDAADQSADSPATAATDADLEATPSEDTAAPLCQNELIVPLGTHGVLIAGTDALAGFDETTTEPVQILAANTEAALDRAEREQLLREHDRTLTRKNEELTRLNHINEIVREINHGTAQATTREEIISIVCERLADTDRYRFAWIATTDETPPEPTDWAGIDAAYIDQVTDDGSRAPEIALVEAVIETGTIQEIKNVLEASDWERRRKEALTYGFQTVLAVPLADDERRYGVLLVHLGGVNAISESERDVLGELGETIGYAIRSVERTRAMLTDSRLELELSCGDERLLLNRLSSSLDEPLVLEGAIDRGDEIVIFLSTAAETNLLEVAADQAAVETISAVSEGDDETLFEVTVGVTPFLEVLRSYDVTLRTARAEDGVSTLVLEVPQQVEARSLIDAVTAAYPDTELEARRERTTRSARQLDTYLEERLTEKQHEALQAAHYGGFFEWPREGTGEDLAATLSVSAPTYHYHLRAAQRKLVELAFEGDSK; from the coding sequence ATGACGAACTCGATAACCGTTCTCGTCGTTGATAACGAGCCGGGATTCGCGGATATCGCCGCCCAGATGCTCGAGCACGAAGCGGATGCGATTACTGCGAAACCGGCGACGAGCTCTACGAGGGCACTCGAGATACTCGCAAATCACGATATCGACTGTATCGTCAGCGACTACGAGATGCCCCAGTTGAGCGGTCTCGAGTTGTTAGCCGAGGTTCGCGAAGACGATCCGAATCTTCCGTTTATCCTCTTTACCGGCCGCGGTTCCGAGGAAGTCGCAAGCGAGGCCATCGCAGCCGGTGTGACCCAGTATCTCCAGAAGGGGACTGGTGACGAGCAGTACACATTGCTTGCGAATCAGATTGTGAATGCTGTTTCACAGTATCGAACCGAAACGGAGTTGCGAGAGAGCGAGCGACGCTACGAGCGGACGCTTGCAACGCTTCACGAAACGACGCGGGATCTGATGCGCGCCGATAACAAAGCTGAAATCTACCGGCTGGCAGTCGAGACGGCCGGTGACATTTTCGATGTGCCAGTCGCTGCCGCGTACGCGTTCGAACCAACAGAGGGGGCACTCGAGCACGTCGCCTCGCGAACGGACCCCCAGACAATTACCGATCCGGAGCGACGGTATCACCGCGGATCGGGCGTCGTCTGGGATGTCTTTTCGGAAGGCAAGAGCGCCTATTACGAGAATCTTCGCAGCGGCGAGTCAGCTGATAATTCAGACGCAGCGGACCAGAGCGCCGATTCACCAGCCACAGCGGCGACCGACGCTGACCTCGAGGCGACACCGAGCGAAGACACTGCAGCACCGCTCTGTCAGAACGAACTGATTGTGCCACTTGGCACTCACGGCGTGTTAATCGCGGGAACGGATGCGCTCGCGGGCTTCGATGAGACCACGACCGAACCGGTTCAGATTCTGGCGGCAAATACGGAAGCCGCACTCGACCGTGCCGAGCGCGAACAGCTGCTGCGCGAACACGATCGGACGCTGACGCGCAAGAACGAGGAACTCACACGCCTCAATCACATCAACGAAATCGTTCGCGAGATCAATCACGGCACCGCACAGGCGACGACGCGCGAAGAGATCATCTCCATCGTCTGTGAGCGACTTGCGGATACGGATCGCTACCGGTTCGCTTGGATCGCGACGACTGATGAAACGCCGCCTGAACCAACCGACTGGGCTGGCATCGACGCTGCCTACATCGATCAAGTGACCGACGACGGCTCGCGTGCACCCGAAATAGCGCTCGTTGAAGCGGTGATCGAGACCGGCACCATTCAAGAAATAAAAAATGTACTTGAGGCGAGCGACTGGGAACGCCGCCGGAAAGAAGCGTTGACGTACGGCTTCCAGACGGTGCTTGCGGTTCCACTGGCTGATGACGAGCGGCGGTATGGCGTTTTGCTCGTCCATCTGGGTGGCGTCAACGCGATCAGCGAGAGCGAACGCGACGTATTGGGTGAACTCGGAGAGACCATTGGCTACGCCATCCGGTCGGTCGAGCGAACGCGAGCAATGCTTACCGACAGCCGTCTCGAGCTCGAACTCAGTTGCGGGGACGAGCGCCTCTTGCTCAACCGGCTCTCGAGTTCGCTCGATGAGCCGCTCGTTCTCGAGGGCGCAATCGACCGAGGCGACGAGATCGTCATCTTTCTCAGCACGGCAGCGGAGACAAATCTCCTCGAGGTAGCCGCGGATCAGGCGGCGGTCGAGACGATTTCTGCGGTGTCCGAAGGCGACGATGAGACGCTGTTTGAGGTGACGGTAGGCGTCACGCCGTTTCTGGAGGTGTTGCGAAGCTACGACGTGACGCTCCGGACAGCACGCGCTGAAGACGGCGTCTCGACGCTCGTTCTCGAGGTTCCCCAGCAAGTTGAAGCGCGCTCACTGATCGATGCAGTCACTGCTGCCTATCCAGATACCGAACTCGAGGCTCGCCGAGAGCGGACGACACGTTCAGCACGTCAACTCGATACCTATCTCGAGGAGCGACTGACGGAGAAACAACACGAGGCGTTGCAAGCGGCCCACTACGGCGGCTTCTTCGAGTGGCCGCGGGAGGGAACTGGCGAGGATTTAGCGGCGACGCTGTCGGTCTCTGCACCGACATATCATTACCATCTCCGTGCAGCACAGCGAAAGCTGGTCGAACTCGCGTTCGAGGGTGACTCTAAATAA
- the gap gene encoding type I glyceraldehyde-3-phosphate dehydrogenase, whose protein sequence is MSEHSYTGDAERDGTLRIGLNGFGRIGRNVLRASLENDAVEIVAINDVMDNDDMAYLLEYDSVHGRLEDVSRDGDVLSVGDHDVQLLSERDPSTLPWDDLDVDVAFEATGLFRTHDEAAQHLEAGADKVLISAPPKGEKEVQTVVYGVNHDDYDGEDVVSNASCTTNSVAPVVKVLDEEFGIESGLLTTVHAYTGTQNLIDGPLGKRRRGRAAAENIIPTSTGAAIATTEVLPQLEGKLDGMAMRVPVPNGSITDLTVDLEADVTKDELADAIRDAADDELAGILGYTDEEIVSRDIVGLPFSSYVDLEGSMVLEGGLVKVITWYDNEYGFSNRMLDLAEYVVAEADDVTAEEAATH, encoded by the coding sequence ATGAGTGAACATTCGTACACCGGGGACGCGGAGCGAGACGGAACGCTCCGAATCGGGCTCAACGGGTTTGGCCGAATCGGGCGGAACGTGTTGCGCGCCTCACTCGAGAACGACGCCGTCGAAATCGTCGCTATCAACGACGTAATGGACAACGACGATATGGCGTATCTGCTCGAGTACGACTCCGTCCACGGCCGCCTCGAGGACGTCTCCCGCGACGGTGACGTGCTCTCGGTCGGTGACCACGACGTGCAACTGCTCTCTGAGCGTGACCCCTCGACGCTGCCGTGGGACGACCTCGATGTCGATGTCGCCTTCGAGGCAACCGGCCTGTTTCGGACACACGACGAGGCCGCACAACATCTCGAGGCCGGCGCAGACAAGGTCCTTATCTCCGCGCCACCGAAAGGCGAGAAGGAAGTCCAGACCGTCGTCTACGGCGTCAACCATGACGATTACGACGGCGAGGACGTCGTCTCGAACGCCTCCTGTACCACGAACTCCGTCGCACCCGTCGTCAAAGTTCTCGACGAGGAGTTCGGCATCGAATCCGGCCTGCTGACGACCGTCCACGCCTACACCGGCACGCAGAACCTCATCGACGGCCCGCTTGGCAAGCGCCGCCGTGGCCGTGCCGCCGCCGAAAACATCATCCCAACCTCGACTGGCGCTGCCATCGCCACCACCGAAGTCCTGCCCCAGCTCGAGGGCAAACTCGACGGGATGGCAATGCGCGTACCCGTGCCAAACGGCTCGATCACCGACCTCACCGTTGATCTCGAGGCTGATGTGACGAAAGACGAACTCGCAGACGCCATCCGCGACGCAGCTGACGACGAACTCGCTGGCATTCTTGGCTACACCGACGAAGAGATCGTTTCCCGTGATATCGTTGGCCTGCCGTTCTCGTCCTATGTCGACCTCGAGGGCTCGATGGTGCTCGAAGGCGGCCTCGTGAAGGTCATCACCTGGTACGACAACGAGTACGGCTTCTCGAACCGGATGCTCGATCTGGCCGAGTACGTCGTCGCTGAAGCCGACGATGTCACCGCCGAAGAGGCTGCAACCCACTGA
- a CDS encoding 50S ribosomal protein L16: MSDKPASMYREISKPAYTRREYITGIPGSKIAQHKMGDLTKDPEDYPIQISLVTEEEVQIRHGSLEASRLSANRHMLKNAGEFQYKMILRKFPHHVIRENKQATGAGADRVSDGMRQAFGKIVGTAARIDEGERIFTVWCDVEDAEFAKEAFRRAYNKISPPCRIVIEKGEEELIA, from the coding sequence ATGTCCGACAAACCTGCCTCCATGTACCGGGAGATCAGTAAGCCGGCCTACACGCGCCGCGAGTACATTACTGGGATTCCGGGTTCGAAGATTGCACAGCACAAGATGGGCGACCTCACCAAGGACCCCGAAGATTACCCGATTCAGATCAGCCTCGTCACCGAGGAAGAGGTCCAGATCCGTCACGGATCGCTCGAGGCCTCGCGTCTGTCGGCAAACCGCCACATGCTGAAAAACGCAGGCGAGTTCCAGTACAAGATGATCCTGCGCAAGTTCCCACACCACGTCATCCGTGAGAACAAGCAGGCAACCGGTGCGGGTGCAGACCGTGTGTCCGACGGGATGCGTCAGGCATTCGGGAAAATCGTCGGCACCGCAGCCCGGATCGACGAGGGCGAGCGCATCTTCACCGTCTGGTGTGACGTTGAAGACGCCGAGTTCGCGAAAGAAGCGTTCCGCCGCGCCTACAACAAGATCTCGCCGCCGTGCCGTATCGTCATCGAGAAAGGCGAAGAAGAACTGATCGCATAA
- a CDS encoding phosphoglycerate kinase, whose product MTTFQTIDDLDPGQRVLIRIDINAPVEDGDVQDNRRFERHAETIAELLSDDHAVAILAHQGRPGRDTFVSLEQHADILADHLEQEVGFVADTFGEDALEAISTLEGGEALVLENARMCDEELPEEEPDVKAETEFVQTLAPEFDAYVNDAYSAAHRSHASLVGFPRVMDAYAGRVMEAEYTANSAIQEREFDGPVTMVLGGTKAEDLIPVIEQVDDTVDRFCLGGIVGELFLRADGYDVGYDVEGTDFFDHQWDEHQETIERVLSEYGDRLHLASDLAYESSEASSDDDAGERAEAAVADIEKETSYLDVGSETAGEYADLVRDSDAVFVKGALGVFEDERFADGTVSVLSAIAETDCFSVVGGGDTSRSISMYGLEEADFGHVSVAGGAYVRALTGEGLVGVEVLEQA is encoded by the coding sequence ATGACGACATTTCAGACCATCGACGACCTCGATCCAGGACAGCGTGTACTAATCCGCATCGACATCAACGCCCCCGTCGAGGACGGGGACGTCCAGGACAACCGCCGGTTCGAACGCCACGCCGAGACCATCGCCGAACTACTCAGTGACGACCACGCCGTCGCCATCCTCGCCCATCAAGGCCGACCGGGCCGGGATACGTTCGTCTCGCTCGAGCAACACGCCGACATCCTCGCTGATCACCTCGAGCAGGAGGTCGGCTTCGTTGCCGACACCTTCGGCGAGGACGCACTCGAGGCGATTTCGACACTCGAGGGCGGCGAGGCACTCGTCCTCGAGAACGCGCGGATGTGCGATGAGGAGTTACCCGAGGAAGAGCCAGACGTGAAAGCCGAGACGGAGTTCGTCCAGACGCTCGCGCCCGAGTTCGACGCCTACGTCAACGACGCGTATTCCGCGGCCCACCGCTCGCATGCCTCGCTCGTGGGCTTCCCGCGCGTCATGGACGCCTACGCGGGTCGCGTGATGGAAGCCGAGTACACCGCAAACTCGGCGATTCAGGAGCGGGAGTTCGACGGTCCCGTCACGATGGTACTCGGCGGGACGAAAGCCGAGGACCTGATTCCCGTTATCGAGCAGGTCGACGACACCGTCGACCGGTTCTGTCTCGGTGGCATCGTCGGTGAACTCTTCCTGCGCGCCGACGGCTACGACGTCGGGTACGATGTCGAGGGCACCGACTTTTTCGACCACCAGTGGGACGAGCATCAGGAGACTATCGAGCGCGTCCTCTCCGAGTACGGCGATCGCCTGCATCTCGCGAGTGACCTCGCGTACGAGAGCAGCGAGGCGTCGTCCGATGACGACGCCGGCGAGCGCGCCGAGGCCGCTGTTGCGGACATCGAGAAGGAGACGTCGTATCTCGATGTGGGGAGCGAGACCGCTGGTGAGTATGCCGACCTCGTCCGCGACTCCGACGCCGTCTTCGTCAAAGGCGCACTCGGCGTCTTCGAAGACGAGCGCTTTGCCGACGGCACCGTTTCCGTCCTCTCGGCTATCGCCGAAACCGACTGCTTCTCCGTCGTCGGCGGCGGCGACACCTCCCGCTCGATTTCGATGTACGGCCTCGAGGAAGCGGACTTCGGCCACGTCTCTGTCGCCGGCGGTGCCTACGTCCGTGCGCTGACTGGCGAGGGACTGGTCGGCGTCGAGGTCCTCGAGCAGGCCTAA
- a CDS encoding RimK family alpha-L-glutamate ligase, translating to MIDLAVANDTETFQRMRDPLAERGVQVHHVPASERTVDLADPPWSPDEYDAGYVYPGRIMEGGVADAFLEVPWLNDHEAVLTSRNKAEVIARLERADLPVPRSVYVSNDVSEATLADVFERFEPPVVVKPNSTTRGTGVAKAHDVDSFLGICDYLSLVHNYKATGDRSFLVQEYLPDAVDYRVMVLEGEYVGAVERRLPESAVSDGQWKHNVHRGAEATGVSLPDRHRELAEAVAAELEIPFLGVDLLETGERLVVNETNARPTIDEETKYEPGFYDRLAATIRSLPPAST from the coding sequence ATGATCGATCTCGCGGTCGCCAACGACACGGAGACGTTCCAGCGGATGCGCGACCCGCTTGCCGAACGCGGTGTGCAGGTCCATCATGTGCCCGCGAGTGAACGGACTGTCGACCTCGCAGACCCACCGTGGAGCCCTGATGAGTACGACGCCGGCTACGTCTATCCCGGCCGGATCATGGAGGGTGGCGTTGCGGATGCATTTCTCGAGGTGCCGTGGCTCAACGACCACGAGGCGGTGTTGACCTCGCGAAATAAGGCTGAAGTAATCGCACGACTCGAGCGCGCTGATCTGCCGGTGCCGCGATCAGTCTATGTCTCGAACGACGTGAGTGAGGCGACGCTGGCCGACGTATTCGAGCGGTTCGAGCCACCCGTTGTTGTCAAGCCGAACTCGACGACGCGAGGGACCGGCGTTGCGAAAGCCCACGATGTCGACTCGTTTCTGGGCATCTGTGACTACCTCTCGCTGGTTCACAACTACAAGGCAACGGGTGATCGCTCGTTTCTGGTTCAGGAGTACCTGCCGGATGCGGTCGACTACCGGGTGATGGTACTCGAGGGCGAGTACGTCGGCGCGGTCGAGCGTCGACTTCCCGAGTCAGCCGTTTCAGACGGCCAGTGGAAGCACAACGTCCACCGCGGAGCCGAGGCCACAGGCGTTTCGCTGCCGGACCGGCATCGCGAACTCGCCGAAGCCGTTGCTGCAGAACTCGAGATTCCGTTTCTCGGCGTCGATCTCCTCGAGACTGGAGAGCGGCTGGTGGTCAACGAGACGAACGCTCGGCCGACGATTGATGAGGAGACGAAGTACGAGCCGGGGTTTTATGACCGGCTGGCGGCGACGATTCGGTCGCTTCCCCCCGCGTCGACGTAG
- a CDS encoding protein-L-isoaspartate(D-aspartate) O-methyltransferase, giving the protein MFDRFRSGGDGDTDADTDTGEYEVARERLVQAVSNRVTDERVLEALAAVPRHEFVPPNRRNNAYADRPLPIGDGQTISAPHMVVIMADKLRLEPGDSVLEIGTGCGYHAAVTAELVGPEHVYSVEYSDELAEQARERLAELGYGEIAVRAGDGREGWPEHAPYDAAYATCAMETVPDAVLEQVAPGGRVLAPIGTNRQTLIQIDKHEDGTLERSEHGGVRFVRMRG; this is encoded by the coding sequence ATGTTCGATCGCTTCAGGTCGGGCGGCGATGGCGACACGGACGCCGACACCGACACCGGCGAGTATGAAGTCGCTCGAGAGCGGTTAGTCCAAGCTGTTTCCAACCGCGTTACCGACGAACGCGTTCTCGAGGCGCTCGCGGCCGTCCCGCGCCATGAGTTTGTCCCACCGAATCGCCGCAACAATGCCTACGCAGATCGTCCGCTGCCGATCGGCGACGGTCAAACGATTAGCGCGCCACACATGGTCGTGATTATGGCCGACAAATTGCGTCTCGAACCCGGCGACTCCGTCCTCGAGATTGGCACTGGCTGTGGGTATCACGCCGCCGTCACAGCCGAACTCGTCGGCCCGGAACACGTCTACAGCGTCGAGTACAGCGACGAGTTGGCCGAGCAGGCGCGCGAGCGACTCGCTGAACTGGGCTACGGTGAGATCGCAGTCCGAGCTGGCGACGGACGCGAAGGCTGGCCCGAACACGCACCTTATGACGCCGCCTACGCCACCTGCGCGATGGAAACCGTTCCCGACGCCGTTCTCGAGCAGGTCGCTCCCGGCGGCCGTGTGCTCGCGCCCATCGGAACTAACCGCCAGACACTCATCCAAATCGACAAACACGAAGACGGGACACTCGAGCGCAGCGAACACGGCGGGGTTCGGTTCGTGCGGATGCGCGGATAA
- a CDS encoding Hsp20/alpha crystallin family protein, with protein MRRDDRDEPFDDLFREIERMMNDMMNGADANVDFDSSTATDNGFGMDTHVDIHETDEELRVVADLPGVEKDNIELECDGKTLTISAGSEHRQYDERVSLPTRVNEHTASATYNNGVLEVVFDPAEESSDISLE; from the coding sequence ATGCGCCGAGACGACCGCGACGAACCCTTCGACGACCTGTTTCGCGAAATTGAACGTATGATGAACGACATGATGAACGGAGCCGATGCGAACGTTGACTTCGATTCATCGACCGCTACCGACAACGGATTCGGCATGGACACCCACGTGGACATCCACGAAACCGACGAGGAACTCCGCGTCGTCGCCGACCTCCCCGGTGTCGAAAAAGACAACATCGAACTCGAGTGCGACGGCAAAACACTGACAATCTCTGCCGGCAGCGAGCACCGTCAGTACGACGAGCGCGTCTCACTGCCGACCCGCGTCAACGAACACACGGCCTCCGCCACGTACAACAACGGCGTCCTCGAGGTCGTCTTTGACCCGGCCGAGGAATCGTCGGACATCAGCCTCGAGTAA